The Helicobacter canis genomic sequence CAAGAATATTCGCATAGAAAGCCCAAAGCAAGAATTTCTGCTCGGTAACAAAAGCTAATTCTCTAAAAAACAAAAGATTATATACAAGTGCCGCAATACTACCAACAATAAGCAATATCACCGCTACAACAAGCCCAAATCCACCAGCCGAGCTATACCCAGCCATACCCCCAAGTAACGCAGTTCCACCAAAAATCATAGCCAAAATAAGTGCCACCACCGCAATCGCGATAGAGAGAATAAAGTTTTTAAACAAAGTTGGACTTTCGCTTGTGCGTTTTGTCCCAAGCACAGCCAACACAAAAACCACAAACCCAGCAATTAGCAACACACCTCCAAGCACCCAGCCTAAAAATGGAATCAAAGAAATAAAGCTCCCACCAAAATAAAGTCCAATGCCAAGTAAAAACTTAAAGCGAATGCTTTGTGTGTCATTTGCCATAAGCTGCCCTTGAATATTTGCCATATTGATACTTCTGCCCGTGATGAAAATATTTTTTGCCATATTCTCACTCACTTCAAAATCCACCTCACAGCCCGTGAGATGCTCCATACTTCTACCCTCTAGATTTGACACATCACTTGCTTCAAAAGTGTAGCGATTGCCATCTTCACCGCTGATTAAGCCTACTGCTAGAATCTTGCCCTTCATAGTTATCCTTTAGATGTGGAATAAATGCCGAAGTATAAAATGAGCTTTGTTATAACGCGCTTAATGTCGCCACCTTACGCGATAAAGCCATATAAAGCATTCAAAAAAGCTTTAAGAAGTCCTTTAAGAAGTCCTAAGTAGTGCCGATTTTCCCAAAGTCATTTTGAAGTCTTTTTGAGTCTCTAGTATTGGCTTGTAGTTTGCTAGCTAGAATGGAAGGCTTGCTTCTTGGCATATTTTTTGCTTCGAAGTCTTGGCAAGCATTGTGTTTTGGATCATCTTAGAGATGATCATTTTGGACACAATAGATCACCACAGCGAGTGTATTTATGGATCTATCTACATTACTAGGGATTATTTTAGCGATCACTTCTATCTCGATTGGGGATATTTTAGAAGGTGGGAATCCGCTGCATGTTATCCACCTTAGCTCTTGTATTATCATTATTCCCACTACTTTGTTTGCTGCTATGGTTTCTACGCATTCTGCGGCGATTAAGGCAGCTTATAAGGAGCTTGGGCTGGCATTTATGGGACCTAAGCTTGATCTCTCTAAGACAATAAAAGATGTTGTCGAGTTTTCTTCCCTTGCTAGGCGCGATGGGATTTTGGCACTAGAGGGGCGTGCGGCACAGATAGAGGATGATTTCTTCCGCGATGGGCTTAGTATGGTGATCGATGGGCGCGATGCAAAATCTGTGAAAGAAGATTTAGAGATCAAAATAGAGCAGTTAGAGCATTATTATCACGGCGCGGCGCATTATTGGATCACAGCTGGGGAGACTTCGCCGACTATGGGGCTTGTCGGGGCGGTTATGGGGCTTATGCTAGCCCTCCAGCTGCTTGAAGATCCCACTGCTATGGCGGCAGGGATTGCTGGGGCATTTACCGCGACTGTTACGGGGATTATGTGTGCGTATGTTATCTTTGGACCATTGGGCAATAAGATCAAAAACAACTCTTTCTACCTTGTGCAGGAGAAAGTTGTCATTATGGAGGGGATTTTGGCGATCGCTAATGGCGAAAACCCTCGCAATCTTGAGAGTAAGCTGCTTGGATTCTTGCGCCCAGATCAGCCTAAGATCTCTCAATTTGAGTAGGGGATACTAATGTCTAAGAAAAAACAGCAAGAGTGTCCAGCTGGTGAGAAGTGGGCGGTCCCTTATGCGGACTTTCTCTCACTTTTGCTCGCACTTTTTATCGCGCTTTGGGCTATTTCTAGCACAGAAAGCTCCAAAGCAAAAGCGTTGAGTCAGGCACTTGTTACAGCTTTTTCCAATCCTCCTAGATCATCGATATTTCAGCCTATCTTTCAGCGACCACCAGATCCGGGCGAGGTGCGTGAAAACACCGAAGGCAAGCAGCCTCAAACGGCAGATGGCACTGCTTCAGCTGTCGCGGTGAAAGATAGTATCGCGCAAATCCAAATGCTAATCCAAGAAGGAGGCGTGCTAGAGCAAATCGAGCAGGGGATCATACTGCGCTTGCCAGCAGATTTGCTCTTTGAAGAAGGAAGAGCGGATTTGAATAATGAAGAGATGATCACCTATGTGCGGCGGATTGCTGAAATTATCAATAAGCTTCCGCCTGAGGTGAAAATCGATGTGAGAGGCTACACAGATGATAAGCCTTTAGCAAGTAGCGCAAAATACAAAGATCTCTATGAGCTTGCTTCAGCTAGGGCGTATGCGGTGATGAGTCAATTACTCGATAATGGTGTAAATCCGGAGAAAATGTCTTACTCATCGTATGGGAAATACAGCCCTGTGGCACCAAATACGACTTTAGAAAATCGCGCGAAAAACAATCGCGTAGAGATTTTTCTCTCTAGCTCGCCAAGTAGTGTAAAAACGATCAAATCTGTCCTAGATAGCGCAGCGAGTGAGCAAGAGAGTGATTCTGCGAAGTAGAATCCACTTTTGTGCATAGTTGGTTATATGCATTTAAAATAAAAATAGTGGCTTGAGTCGCGTGCTTTGATCATCGTGATAGATAAGATGGCAAAGAGGCATTTGCTATAAAAAGTGGATTCTAGCTAGAATGCAAGGAGAGCTGATGAGAGTGATATTTATGGGGACACCGGAGTTTGCACGCGTGGTGTTTGAGCAGCTCTGTGAAAAATATGAGATTGTGGCGGTTTGCACGCAGCCAGATAAGCCAGTAGGACGCAAGCAGATTTTGACTCCACCGCCAGTGAAGCTTGCTGCGCTTGCGCGTGGCATACCTGTGCTACAGCCGCAAAAACTGGATTCTAGTGTGAGTGAGAAGCTCGCGCGATTAGGGGCGGAGACAATTATCGTCGTGGCGTATGGGAAGATCCTGCCAGAATCTATACTCCACATCGCGCCTTGTATCAATCTCCACGCCTCTATTCTCCCAGCATATCGCGGGGCAAGTCCTATTCAGCAGATGATTTTGAGTGATGATAGAGAGTATGGCATAAGCATTATGCGTATGGATTCTGGGCTAGATAGCGGAGAGATTTTAGCCATAGAAACAATGCCTAGAGATGATAGGGCAACTTACACGATTGTAAGCCAGAATCTAGCTAGGCTTGGAGGGGATACGCTGTGTGAAGTGCTGGCAAAGCTTGGCGAGATCACGCCTGTGCCGCAAGATCACAGCAAAGCGACTTATTGCAAAAAGATTAGCAAGCAAGATGGCTTGGTGGATTTTAGCTCTGCGCGCTTGGTGTATAAAAAGTGGCTTGCCTTTAATGAGTGGCCCGGAGTATATCTCACAAGCGGACTAAAGCTATTTGATATAGATTTATTGAGATATAGTGAGGCTATCTCGCAAGATCTCAATAAAGAGCTTGCTACTAGAGGGGGGCTAGCAGGTGCCGGAGAGATTTGCCATATCGAGCCTTGCGTGATCGCGTGTGGCGATGGGGAGTGTTTGGTGATTGGAGAGCTGCAAGCTCCTAGTAAAAATCGCGTTAATGCTAGTGTCTTTCTCCGCTCTAGGGGGCTACAAGTGGGCGATAAGCTATGCTAGGGCGATAAGCTATGCTCTCAGGTGTCAAAGTAATACAAATGACAAAAGTGGATTCTACTCAAGATGAGCTGCGCCGGCGGCTAGAATCCACTTTTTTACACAAGCCGCTGTGTGTCGTGGCGCAGTCGCAGAGCAAGGGTCGAGGGTCGCGGGGCAATGTATGGGAAAATGAGCAGGCTTTGATGTTTTCATTTGCCTATAATGCCCCACTCATTTTGCCAGATGATGTGCCAGCGCAGAGCGTGGCGATATTTCTAGGCTGCATTATAAGGGATATATTGCGAGAGTCTGGCTCTAGTGCGTGGCTAAAATATCCTAATGATTTATATGTCTTGGACAAAAAGGCTGGAGGTATTCTCATTGAGCGTGTGAAAGGGGTTTTGCTTTGTGGTGTTGGGATCAATGTGGCTAGCGAGAGGTTCGGTAAGATCGATATTGCGCTTGATGAAGAAAAGTTTTTTGCTAGATTATTTGAAGTTTTGCAAAATCCTCCAAGCTGGAAGCAAATTTTCAGCAACTATAAGCTAGAATTTTGGCGGAATTATCCTTTTTCCTTCCATATAGGAGATGAGCTTGTTTCCTTGCGCGATGCATTTTTGCTAGAAGATGGCGGCGTGAATATTGGAGGGAGGGTGGTTTATAATTTACGAGAGTGTGGGGTATAGGCTATGCATGAAGTAATTACCGTGGCAAATCAAAAGGGTGGTGTTGGCAAAACAACTACGGCTGTAAATCTTGCTGCATCACTAGCTCTTGCGGAGAAAAAGGTGTTGTTGATTGATTTTGATGCGCAGTCAAACGCGACAACAAGCTTGGGCTTGCGCCGCTCGGATATAGAGTTTAATGTCTATCATGTGCTTATGGGAAGTAAGACAATCTCTGAAGTGATAAAAAAGACAGATGTCCCATTTATGGATCTTGTGCCATCTGATATTGGTCTTGTAGGGATTGAAAAAAGCTTTTACACCAATAAAAGTGGGCGCGAGCTAGTTTTGAAGAAAAAGCTTGCCGAAGTGGAAAATAACTATGATTTCATCATTATAGATTCTCCTCCTGCTCTGGGACCGCTTACGATCAATGCACTTGCTGCGGCTAATTCTGTGATTATCCCTATTCAATGTGAGTATTATGCGCTACAGGGGTTGGCTCAGCTTATCAATACGATTCGATTGCTTAAAGATAATGGCATAAATCCAACGCTTGAAATCCGTGGCTTACTTCCTACGATGTTTTCTGCACAAAATAATCTCTCTAAGCAAGTATTTACGGACTTATCAAGGCATTTTGATTCTAAATTGTTTAAGAAAGCAGACAAAGGTGAAGATTCTTATATCATCATTCCTCGTAATGTTAAACTTGCAGAATCCCCAAGCTTTGGGAAGCCAATCTTGCTTTATGATATCAAATCAAGCGGTAGCATAGCATATCAAGATCTCGCTCAAGCGATTTTGCAAGGAGCATAGATTGGCAAAGAAAAATGCCCTTGGCAGCGGACTTGGAGAGCTTCTAGGTGAAGTGCAAGATGCGTATGAAAAAAACCTAGGTGAATATACAGAATCCATCATTGAGCTTAGTGTTGATGTCGTTAAGCCAAATCCTTTCCAGCCGCGAAAAAATTTCGATGAAAGTGCGCTTAATGATTTGGCAGAATCCATTGCCGAGCACGGACTTTTGCAGCCTATACTTGTATATGATGATGGGGGCGATTATTTTCTCATTGCTGGAGAGCGTAGATTAAGGGCTAGTAAAATCGCTGGGAAGAGCACGATAAAGGCTGTTGTGGCAAATGAATACATCGATCGAAGTAGATTGCGTGAGCTAGCGATTATTGAAAATATCCAAAGAGAGAATCTAAACCCGCTTGATCTTGCTCATTCTTATCAAGAGCTTATTGATGAATACAAGATCACCCACGAAGAGCTTGCTACAAAACTAAAGAAATCCCGCGCACAAATTACCAATACAATGCGTATCTTGGATTTGTGTGAGTATGTTCAAGATCTCATTGTTCAAAACAAAATTACACAAGGGCACGCTAAGGTGATGGTAGGCTTGCAGGAGCGTGAGCAAAAAGTGCTAGCGGATTCTATTGTGGGGCAGAAACTTTCTGTTCGAGAGACAGAGCAGCTGGTGAAAGATCTCAAGCAAGAAGATTCTAGTAAGAAACAGAATGTTGCCATTAAAAAGCTAGATTCTAGTGTGGATAATGAAGTATTGGGTGAGCTTTGTGCTGCTTTTGCCGCTCTTGGCGTGCAGGCTAGGATTTCTCAAGGTAAGATTATTATTCAGCCACAAAAAGAAGCAGTGGTGCAGTTAATTGAAAAATTAAAATCTTGATTTAAGGTTTGGGCTGTTAGAATTAAAACAGCTGATCGTTGGAAAGGACATAAATGAGTATTACAATCCCTGATCCTTGGTTGATGTTATTGGTTTTTGTTGTGTTTATTATCACAATGCTTTTGCTTAATTCTTGGCTTTTTAAACCTTTGATTGGCTTTATGGATGAGCGCGAAAATTCCTTACGCAAGGATATGGAATCTGCAATGAGCGATGATAATGAGGTTCAGGAAATTCAAGAAAAGATTCGTGCTATTTTTGCTGATGCCAAAGCGCAGGCAAGTAGTATCATAGAGAGTGCAACTATAGAAGCCAAGGCTGAATATGATGAAAAAATGGAAAAACAGGCTAATGAAGTCCAAGGGAGAATAGATAGTTTTCGGGTTGATCTTGAGAATCAAAAAAACCAAGCAAAACAGGAGTTGTTGGCGGATTTAGGCGTTTTCGAAACGGCTTTGAAGTCTAAAGTTCAGCAAATATAGGGAGATAAAGTATGAAGTATTGTGTGCGATATGGCGTGGTATTTGGTTGTTTGCTTGGGGTCTCGTATGCATCTGGTGCGGTGGATATATCTCATACGGATTTTAGTGAAAGGATCATAAATTTTATTATCTTTCTTGCTATTTTGTGGTATTTGGGTGCTCATAGACTTAAGGCTTTGCTTCAAAGTCGTCAACAAGAAATTAGTAGTCGTTTCGAGCAGGCTCAAGATAGGATCAATGAAGCAAAAAGAGGTAGAGAGCAGGCACAGAAGCAATTGGAAGAAGCACAGAAGAAGGCTGCTGATATTATCGCTACGGCAAGGAAAGAGGCTGTTGTGATTGCGCAAAAGTATGAAGAGCAGTGTAGTGTAGACATAGAGAATCTTATTAAATCGAGCGAGTCTTTGATGTTTTTTGAGCAGAGAAAGGCTCGTGTGGAACTCGTAGAGTCAGTATTGAAGGAGTTATTCAATAGTAATGCGGCTGATATTGACACGCAGGAATATGTGAGAATTTTAAATAAGAAGGTGGCGTAGATGGAAGAGATTATTGCTAAGAAGTATGCCCACGCACTTATACAGTGTTTCAAGAGAGATGAGCTAGAGGATCTATCTAATCTGTTTTTGCAGGCTTCACAGGCTTTTTGTGTGGAGAAATTTAGGGATATGATTCATTCGCCCTATATGACAAAGATGGAAAAAAAGAGATTATTGATTGCTTTATTTAGTGATGATGAGCAGGTAGGTGCGTTTTTGGATCTGCTTATAGAGAACAAGCGCATAGATATTATTCCGTTTGTGAGTAGTATTTTAGAGAGATATTTGCGTGCGCTTGACAATAGCTATAAAGCTATTTTGTATGCACCTAAAAATTTGGATTCTAGCACAATTTCTAATATTACCGATAGCTTATCTGCCAAGCTTGGAGTTAAGCTGCATATTGAGCAGTCTTCTACCAAGGTTGATGGTATTAGGTTGGCTGTGCAAGACTTGGGGATAGAGGTGTCTTTCCTTAAAGAAAGATTTTTTGATGATCTTAGGTCTCATATCTTAAGATCCATATAATTTAATTCAATAGCAAGGAGTGTAAGTGGTACAGAAATTAAAAGCAGAGGAAATTAGCTCAATTATTAAGGATAAGATCAATAGTTTTGATGTGAGTGTTGATATATCCGAAACAGGCAAGGTTGTTGGCTATGCTGATGGTGTAGCTAAGGTGTATGGATTGAAAAATGTTATGTCGTATGAGATGGTTGAATTTGAAACTGGCGATCTTGGACTAGCATCTAATCTAGAAGAGGGAAATGTTGGGGTTGTTATTCTTGGAGGTGGAAATAATATCCGCGAGGGGATGTCTGTAAAACGTCTCAAGCGTCTTATGAAAGTGCCTGTGGGAGATAGTGTTGTTGGTCGCGTGATTAATACGGTCGGTGATCCTATTGATGGCAAAGGTGCTATTGAGTCGAGTGAATTTCGTTTTGTTGAGCAAAAAGCACCTGGGATTATGGATAGAAAGTCTGTTCATGAACCATTGCAGACTGGTATCAAAGCGATTGATGCTCTTGTGCCAATCGGTAGGGGGCAAAGAGAGCTTATTATAGGCGATAGACAGACAGGTAAGACAACTGTTGCTATTGATACTATCATAAATCAAAAGGGACAGGATGTTATTTGTATTTATGTGGCTATAGGGCAAAAGGAATCAACTGTTGCGCAGGTGGTGCGCAAACTTGAGGAGCACGGTGCTATGGAATATACCGTTATTGTTAATGCACCTGCTTCTTCTTCTGCAGCTATGCAATACCTTGCTCCCTATACAGGCGTAACTATTGGTGAGTATTTTAGAGATAATGCACGGCACGCTCTTATTATTTATGATGATTTGAGCAAGCACGCTGTTGCATATCGTGAGATGAGTTTGATTTTGCGCAGACCTCCTGGTCGTGAAGCATTTCCTGGTGATGTGTTTTATATTCATTCTCGCTTGTTGGAAAGAGCGGCTAAGTTGTCTGATGAAAAAGGGGCTGGCTCACTGACAGCTTTACCAATTATTGAGACCCAAGCTGGCGACATTTCGGCATATATTCCTACAAATGTCATTTCTATTACTGATGGGCAAATATTTTTAGAGACAAATCTGTTTAATTCTGGGGTGCGCCCTGCTATCAATGTAGGACTTTCTGTTTCTCGTGTTGGTGGTGCTGCGCAAATTAAAGCCACAAAACAAGTTGCTGGAACATTGCGTCTTGATTTAGCTCAGTATCGTGAGCTTCAAGCCTTTTCACAGTTTGCTTCGGATCTTGATGAGACAAGCAGAAAGCAATTAGAGCGCGGGCAAAGAATGGTTGAAGTTCTTAAGCAACCGCCATATTCTCCTTTGGCTATTGAGAAGCAGGTCGTTGTAGTTTTCGCCGGTGCCAAAGGATTCTTAGACGATATTCCAGTGGGTCGAGTTGTGGAGTTTGAGAATGATCTTTACCCCTTTATAGAAGCTAAATATCCTAAGATTTTTGAAGAGATTCGTAGTAAAAAGGCTTTAGACAAAGAGTTGGAAGCTGTTTTAACGAAGGCTATTGAAGAATATAAGCTTAGTTTCAGCTAAATAATTTGGAGTAGGAAATGGGAAATAATCTAAAAGAGATAAAGACAAAAATTGATAGCGTGAAGAATACCCAAAAAACTACGCGCGCAATGAAGTTGGTCTCTACATCGAAGTTGAAAAAAGCTGAAGAAATGGCGAAACGCTCTCGTGTTTATGCAAATAAACTTAATGAGATTTTTGAAGATATTGTCTCAAAGATTCAGGTGCGAGGTCTTGAAAATATCAATAGTAGTTTTTTTGTTGATGCTAAACATAGAGAGATTAAGAAAGTTGATATTGTGTTTGTAACTGCCGACAAGGGGTTGTGCGGTGGTTTTAATGTAACAACAATCAAAGAGGT encodes the following:
- a CDS encoding 2-amino-4-hydroxy-6-hydroxymethyldihydropteridine pyrophosphokinase, with the protein product MKGKILAVGLISGEDGNRYTFEASDVSNLEGRSMEHLTGCEVDFEVSENMAKNIFITGRSINMANIQGQLMANDTQSIRFKFLLGIGLYFGGSFISLIPFLGWVLGGVLLIAGFVVFVLAVLGTKRTSESPTLFKNFILSIAIAVVALILAMIFGGTALLGGMAGYSSAGGFGLVVAVILLIVGSIAALVYNLLFFRELAFVTEQKFLLWAFYANILGSITAVIFIGWLVIVAAVVLWIIGFYQMKTIRKRTETDVMPWF
- the motA gene encoding flagellar motor stator protein MotA, with translation MDLSTLLGIILAITSISIGDILEGGNPLHVIHLSSCIIIIPTTLFAAMVSTHSAAIKAAYKELGLAFMGPKLDLSKTIKDVVEFSSLARRDGILALEGRAAQIEDDFFRDGLSMVIDGRDAKSVKEDLEIKIEQLEHYYHGAAHYWITAGETSPTMGLVGAVMGLMLALQLLEDPTAMAAGIAGAFTATVTGIMCAYVIFGPLGNKIKNNSFYLVQEKVVIMEGILAIANGENPRNLESKLLGFLRPDQPKISQFE
- the motB gene encoding flagellar motor protein MotB, with the translated sequence MSKKKQQECPAGEKWAVPYADFLSLLLALFIALWAISSTESSKAKALSQALVTAFSNPPRSSIFQPIFQRPPDPGEVRENTEGKQPQTADGTASAVAVKDSIAQIQMLIQEGGVLEQIEQGIILRLPADLLFEEGRADLNNEEMITYVRRIAEIINKLPPEVKIDVRGYTDDKPLASSAKYKDLYELASARAYAVMSQLLDNGVNPEKMSYSSYGKYSPVAPNTTLENRAKNNRVEIFLSSSPSSVKTIKSVLDSAASEQESDSAK
- the fmt gene encoding methionyl-tRNA formyltransferase; amino-acid sequence: MRVIFMGTPEFARVVFEQLCEKYEIVAVCTQPDKPVGRKQILTPPPVKLAALARGIPVLQPQKLDSSVSEKLARLGAETIIVVAYGKILPESILHIAPCINLHASILPAYRGASPIQQMILSDDREYGISIMRMDSGLDSGEILAIETMPRDDRATYTIVSQNLARLGGDTLCEVLAKLGEITPVPQDHSKATYCKKISKQDGLVDFSSARLVYKKWLAFNEWPGVYLTSGLKLFDIDLLRYSEAISQDLNKELATRGGLAGAGEICHIEPCVIACGDGECLVIGELQAPSKNRVNASVFLRSRGLQVGDKLC
- a CDS encoding biotin--[acetyl-CoA-carboxylase] ligase; translation: MLSGVKVIQMTKVDSTQDELRRRLESTFLHKPLCVVAQSQSKGRGSRGNVWENEQALMFSFAYNAPLILPDDVPAQSVAIFLGCIIRDILRESGSSAWLKYPNDLYVLDKKAGGILIERVKGVLLCGVGINVASERFGKIDIALDEEKFFARLFEVLQNPPSWKQIFSNYKLEFWRNYPFSFHIGDELVSLRDAFLLEDGGVNIGGRVVYNLRECGV
- a CDS encoding ParA family protein; the encoded protein is MHEVITVANQKGGVGKTTTAVNLAASLALAEKKVLLIDFDAQSNATTSLGLRRSDIEFNVYHVLMGSKTISEVIKKTDVPFMDLVPSDIGLVGIEKSFYTNKSGRELVLKKKLAEVENNYDFIIIDSPPALGPLTINALAAANSVIIPIQCEYYALQGLAQLINTIRLLKDNGINPTLEIRGLLPTMFSAQNNLSKQVFTDLSRHFDSKLFKKADKGEDSYIIIPRNVKLAESPSFGKPILLYDIKSSGSIAYQDLAQAILQGA
- a CDS encoding ParB/RepB/Spo0J family partition protein: MAKKNALGSGLGELLGEVQDAYEKNLGEYTESIIELSVDVVKPNPFQPRKNFDESALNDLAESIAEHGLLQPILVYDDGGDYFLIAGERRLRASKIAGKSTIKAVVANEYIDRSRLRELAIIENIQRENLNPLDLAHSYQELIDEYKITHEELATKLKKSRAQITNTMRILDLCEYVQDLIVQNKITQGHAKVMVGLQEREQKVLADSIVGQKLSVRETEQLVKDLKQEDSSKKQNVAIKKLDSSVDNEVLGELCAAFAALGVQARISQGKIIIQPQKEAVVQLIEKLKS
- a CDS encoding F0F1 ATP synthase subunit B'; the protein is MSITIPDPWLMLLVFVVFIITMLLLNSWLFKPLIGFMDERENSLRKDMESAMSDDNEVQEIQEKIRAIFADAKAQASSIIESATIEAKAEYDEKMEKQANEVQGRIDSFRVDLENQKNQAKQELLADLGVFETALKSKVQQI
- a CDS encoding F0F1 ATP synthase subunit B, with the protein product MKYCVRYGVVFGCLLGVSYASGAVDISHTDFSERIINFIIFLAILWYLGAHRLKALLQSRQQEISSRFEQAQDRINEAKRGREQAQKQLEEAQKKAADIIATARKEAVVIAQKYEEQCSVDIENLIKSSESLMFFEQRKARVELVESVLKELFNSNAADIDTQEYVRILNKKVA
- a CDS encoding F0F1 ATP synthase subunit delta encodes the protein MEEIIAKKYAHALIQCFKRDELEDLSNLFLQASQAFCVEKFRDMIHSPYMTKMEKKRLLIALFSDDEQVGAFLDLLIENKRIDIIPFVSSILERYLRALDNSYKAILYAPKNLDSSTISNITDSLSAKLGVKLHIEQSSTKVDGIRLAVQDLGIEVSFLKERFFDDLRSHILRSI
- the atpA gene encoding F0F1 ATP synthase subunit alpha; protein product: MVQKLKAEEISSIIKDKINSFDVSVDISETGKVVGYADGVAKVYGLKNVMSYEMVEFETGDLGLASNLEEGNVGVVILGGGNNIREGMSVKRLKRLMKVPVGDSVVGRVINTVGDPIDGKGAIESSEFRFVEQKAPGIMDRKSVHEPLQTGIKAIDALVPIGRGQRELIIGDRQTGKTTVAIDTIINQKGQDVICIYVAIGQKESTVAQVVRKLEEHGAMEYTVIVNAPASSSAAMQYLAPYTGVTIGEYFRDNARHALIIYDDLSKHAVAYREMSLILRRPPGREAFPGDVFYIHSRLLERAAKLSDEKGAGSLTALPIIETQAGDISAYIPTNVISITDGQIFLETNLFNSGVRPAINVGLSVSRVGGAAQIKATKQVAGTLRLDLAQYRELQAFSQFASDLDETSRKQLERGQRMVEVLKQPPYSPLAIEKQVVVVFAGAKGFLDDIPVGRVVEFENDLYPFIEAKYPKIFEEIRSKKALDKELEAVLTKAIEEYKLSFS